In the genome of Chryseobacterium sp. 52, the window TACAATGAGATCGTGATCCACGTAAAATTTAATGAAAATGATGCCACCTTACAGCAGGAAACTTTAGGAAACCTTGGCGTAAATCTTATCTTCGGAGCTTTCAACTACTACGACAATCCCAGAACTTTAATCGAATCTTTATACGACGACATTGCCAAAGACGGTCTTGAAATTGACATGATCGATTTCAGCGGTCCTGCTTTTGACTATGTTGACAATAGATTAATGTCGCTGCAGCTTGTAAAACATGGAATGACCGATGCGGTGATCTTCAATTCTCAGGGAAGCAATATGCTTCCTGCCGATGTTTTGTACAAGAAGAATATATTTGCGGTGAGAGGAAGTTTCAGACCTGTAACGAAAGTGAATATCGACATGCTTAAAAACGGCCTCGAGATGTTTCAGAAAGACGCGATCTGTACGCATGAAGAAACAGAAGTTCTGATTGAGATTACCATTTCAAACCTTAGGGCAGATGGAGATATCGACGAAAGAGACTTTATGGATAGGGTAGATATTCTTGGAAGGCTGGGTTACACCGTTATTATTTCAAACTTCTCGGAATATTACAGGCTGATTGATTATTTTGCTTCCTATACAACCGGAGATATCGGTGTTGCCATGGGAGTAAATAACCTTCTGATGGTATTTGATGAGAAATATTACAAAGATCTTTCTGGAGGAATTCTGGAGGCTTTCGGGAAATTTTTCAGAAACGGAATGAGAGTGTATCTTTATCCTTACAAAGATCCGGAAACTCATGAATTACTGGATTCTGCAAACCTTAAAGTAGAAGAGAATTTAAAAGAGCTTTATAAATATTTCAAACACAACAACCGTATTGTAGATATCACGAATCATAATCCGGAGTTTCTGGAAATTTATTCAAGAGAGATATTAAGAAAAATTGCATGTTGCGTTAAAGGCTGGGAAAACCAGGTTCCTGAAGGCGTGGCAGAAATGATAAAAGAACGTGGAATGTTCGGCTATAAAGATGAACTTTCCCTCAAACAATTCTCCTAAAAAAATAAAATAAAATGTCAGAATTAAAGAAAAGACTTTCTTCCATTCTTGAAAGTCCAAAACATAATACAGAAGAGAAACTAGAGAAGGTATGTCATCTGTTGGATCAGGAGATTTCTTATTTCAACTGGACAGGATTCTACTTTAAAAACGGAGATAAGGAAGAGTTGATCTTAGGCCCTTATGTAGGGGCTCCTACTGATCATACCATCATTCCTTATGGAAAAGGAATTTGCGGACAGGTTGCAGTTTCCAATGAAACATTTGTAGTTCCGGATGTTCATCAGGAAAGCAATTATTTAAGCTGTTCTATTGATACCAAAGCGGAAATTGTGGTTCCTATCTTCAAAGACGGGGAAAACATTGGCCAGATTGATATTGACTCCCATACTGTAGATCCTTTTACAGCTGAAGACAGAGAATTATTGGAATGGCTTTGTAATGAAGTTTCCAAGATTTTGTAATTTCAATAAGAAATATTAAAATATAAGCTCCGATTTTATTGATCGGAGTTTTTTTTGGATTAAAATCAAATTGTTGGCTGAGGAGATTGTTTTAAAAGTGAAAAATTTCCTGTTACCACCCCGTCAAATCTTTGATTTGCCACCCCTCCATGGGAGGGGAATTCTGATCCGACGAATTTTTGTTATTTTGAAAAATAGAAGTCGGAGATTTTCAAAGAACTTAAGTGATCTTTTTTCAGAGCTTTTGAACTCAAAATCACTAAAGTGTTAAAAAAAACTTTTGTCCCTTTTGTGGTTAAAAAGCTAGTGCTGCATCGCATGAATTTCAGATAACAGTTCCTTAAAGTAATCTTCACATTTCGCGATATGTGTTCCATACCATGAAAATGCTTCTCCATCTACGATCATGATTTTTTTATCAGGATAGAAATCTTTCATCTCTTCCATATGTTTCTGTTTAAAAGGGAAAGGTTCCGAAGACAGCATGATGACATCCGCAGCCGCAAGATCTTCCATTTGAATTTCGGGATAGCGGGTTTTATCTTTAAAAATATTTTCAAACCCGATTTCTGCCAGAATTTTGTGAATAAAAGTATCTGCACCGATGGTCATATAAGGATTTTTCCAGATGAGGTAAGCCGCTTTTACTGTTGAAT includes:
- a CDS encoding nicotinate-nucleotide adenylyltransferase; amino-acid sequence: MYQKLTPKQKALTINLDPTIYGTFAEIGAGQETVRHFFRAGGASGTIAKAMSAYDKDFSDAIYGKEVKNRYVTQNRLRKMLRYEVALIEERISRENNPNRKFFSYANTVTTINFDKTLKGHGWVGIRFQTKENEDYNEIVIHVKFNENDATLQQETLGNLGVNLIFGAFNYYDNPRTLIESLYDDIAKDGLEIDMIDFSGPAFDYVDNRLMSLQLVKHGMTDAVIFNSQGSNMLPADVLYKKNIFAVRGSFRPVTKVNIDMLKNGLEMFQKDAICTHEETEVLIEITISNLRADGDIDERDFMDRVDILGRLGYTVIISNFSEYYRLIDYFASYTTGDIGVAMGVNNLLMVFDEKYYKDLSGGILEAFGKFFRNGMRVYLYPYKDPETHELLDSANLKVEENLKELYKYFKHNNRIVDITNHNPEFLEIYSREILRKIACCVKGWENQVPEGVAEMIKERGMFGYKDELSLKQFS
- a CDS encoding GAF domain-containing protein, with protein sequence MSELKKRLSSILESPKHNTEEKLEKVCHLLDQEISYFNWTGFYFKNGDKEELILGPYVGAPTDHTIIPYGKGICGQVAVSNETFVVPDVHQESNYLSCSIDTKAEIVVPIFKDGENIGQIDIDSHTVDPFTAEDRELLEWLCNEVSKIL